From a single Bacillus sp. 2205SS5-2 genomic region:
- the ileS gene encoding isoleucine--tRNA ligase, producing the protein MEYKDTLLMPKTEFPMRGNLPKREPEIQAKWEEMNIYQKVQEQTKDRPLFVLHDGPPYANGDIHMGHAMNKILKDFIVRFKSMNGFQAPYVPGWDTHGLPIEQALTKKGVKRKEMTVAEFRELCEKYAYEQVESQREQFKQLGVRGDWDNPYITLKPEYEAEQIKVFGDMANKGYIYKGLKPVYWSPTSESALAEAEIEYQDKRSPSIYVAFDVTNGNGVLEEGTSFVIWTTTPWTIPANLAIAVNENLTYVVIEVDAKKYVIAKDLLKEVSETMEWQNVAIDKQVKGSELEHIKTKHPLYDRESVIVLGDHVTTESGTGCVHTAPGHGEDDFQVGRKYGLDVLCPVDEKGVMTDEAPGFEGLFYDKANKPITDKLQEEGALIKIDFITHSYPHDWRTKKPIIFRATAQWFASIDSFRDELLTAVKETKWVPAWGETRLFNMVRDRGDWCISRQRAWGVPIPVFYAENGEPIITDETIAHVSNLFRENGSNIWFHREAKDLLPEGFTHEGSPNGKFTKEQDIMDVWFDSGSSHQSVLEARSDLQRPADLYLEGSDQYRGWFNSSLTTGVAVTGNAPYKGVLSHGFALDGQGRKMSKSLGNVIVPSKVMKQLGADILRLWVASVDYQSDVRVSDPILKQVAEVYRKIRNTYRFLLGNLADFDPAQHTVAYEDLREVDQFLLIRLNNVVSEVKNAYEQYEFANIYHTVNNFCTLDLSSFYLDFAKDVLYIEAADHQDRRAMQTVLYESLVSLTKLMSPILSHTADEVWSFIAGVSEESVQLVDMPEVKHYDNCEDIIKKWGNFLDLRDQVLKALEKARNEKVIGKSLTAKVTLYVAEETRALLNSIDENLHQLFIVSTFEVGGELSAAPEEAMRFENVAIMVEKAEGDTCERCWTVTTEVGSDTSYETLCPRCATVVKENYIN; encoded by the coding sequence ATGGAGTATAAAGATACATTATTAATGCCAAAAACGGAATTTCCGATGCGCGGGAATCTTCCGAAAAGAGAGCCAGAAATCCAGGCGAAATGGGAAGAAATGAACATTTATCAAAAGGTTCAAGAACAGACAAAAGATCGTCCATTGTTTGTGCTTCATGATGGACCTCCTTACGCGAATGGTGATATTCATATGGGTCACGCAATGAATAAAATTTTGAAAGATTTTATCGTGCGATTTAAATCGATGAATGGTTTTCAAGCTCCTTATGTTCCTGGCTGGGATACACACGGACTACCGATTGAACAAGCATTAACTAAAAAAGGCGTTAAACGAAAAGAAATGACAGTCGCTGAGTTTCGCGAATTGTGTGAAAAATACGCGTATGAACAAGTGGAAAGCCAGCGCGAACAATTTAAACAACTTGGTGTTCGCGGAGACTGGGATAATCCTTACATTACGTTAAAGCCGGAATATGAAGCAGAGCAAATTAAAGTTTTTGGTGATATGGCGAATAAGGGCTATATATACAAAGGATTAAAACCTGTGTACTGGTCTCCAACATCAGAATCGGCACTAGCAGAAGCAGAAATCGAATATCAGGATAAGCGGTCTCCATCGATTTATGTGGCATTTGATGTTACCAACGGAAATGGTGTGTTAGAAGAGGGGACCTCATTTGTGATTTGGACAACAACGCCTTGGACTATTCCTGCTAACTTAGCGATTGCTGTGAATGAGAATCTTACTTATGTAGTCATTGAAGTAGATGCTAAGAAATATGTTATAGCTAAGGATTTGCTTAAAGAAGTTTCGGAAACGATGGAGTGGCAAAACGTTGCGATCGATAAGCAAGTGAAGGGCTCTGAACTAGAACACATTAAGACGAAACATCCTTTATATGATCGTGAGTCAGTCATTGTTTTAGGTGATCACGTCACGACAGAATCAGGCACAGGGTGTGTTCATACAGCGCCAGGACACGGTGAAGACGATTTCCAAGTAGGAAGAAAATATGGATTAGACGTTTTATGTCCAGTTGATGAAAAAGGGGTCATGACGGACGAAGCTCCAGGGTTTGAAGGATTGTTTTATGATAAAGCCAATAAGCCAATTACTGATAAGCTTCAAGAAGAAGGAGCGCTCATCAAGATAGACTTTATTACCCATTCTTATCCGCATGATTGGCGAACGAAAAAACCTATTATTTTCCGGGCAACCGCTCAGTGGTTTGCTTCAATAGATTCTTTCCGTGATGAGCTTTTGACAGCAGTAAAAGAAACGAAATGGGTACCAGCATGGGGAGAAACTCGTCTGTTTAATATGGTAAGAGACCGTGGCGATTGGTGTATTTCTCGCCAACGAGCATGGGGCGTTCCGATTCCGGTGTTTTATGCTGAAAACGGTGAGCCTATTATCACAGATGAAACGATTGCTCATGTTTCAAATTTATTTAGAGAAAATGGATCAAATATTTGGTTCCATCGTGAAGCCAAAGATCTTCTTCCAGAAGGATTCACCCATGAAGGAAGTCCGAATGGGAAATTCACAAAAGAACAAGATATTATGGATGTTTGGTTTGATTCCGGTTCTTCACATCAATCCGTATTAGAAGCAAGGTCAGATCTGCAAAGACCAGCTGATTTATATTTAGAAGGATCCGATCAATATCGTGGTTGGTTTAACTCTTCTCTAACAACAGGAGTAGCTGTTACAGGCAATGCGCCATATAAAGGAGTATTGTCTCATGGATTTGCTCTTGATGGTCAAGGACGAAAAATGAGTAAATCATTGGGGAATGTGATTGTTCCTTCTAAAGTGATGAAACAGTTAGGTGCGGATATTTTACGACTTTGGGTAGCGTCTGTGGATTATCAATCAGACGTAAGAGTTTCCGATCCGATTTTGAAACAAGTGGCAGAAGTATATCGGAAAATTCGTAACACCTATCGTTTCCTGCTTGGTAATTTAGCCGATTTCGATCCTGCTCAGCATACGGTTGCTTATGAAGACCTACGTGAGGTAGATCAGTTTTTATTGATCCGATTGAACAACGTAGTTTCAGAGGTAAAGAATGCGTATGAACAGTATGAATTTGCGAACATTTATCATACAGTGAATAATTTCTGCACGTTGGATTTAAGCTCTTTCTATTTAGATTTTGCAAAAGATGTACTCTATATCGAAGCGGCTGATCACCAAGACCGTCGGGCAATGCAAACCGTTCTGTATGAATCATTAGTTTCTCTAACAAAGCTTATGAGTCCGATTCTTTCTCATACAGCGGACGAAGTGTGGTCCTTTATTGCAGGTGTGTCTGAGGAAAGTGTTCAATTAGTAGATATGCCAGAAGTAAAGCACTATGACAATTGTGAGGACATCATCAAAAAATGGGGGAATTTTCTAGATCTTCGTGATCAAGTATTGAAAGCACTTGAAAAAGCTCGAAATGAAAAAGTGATTGGAAAATCACTTACTGCGAAAGTAACGCTTTATGTTGCGGAAGAAACAAGAGCGTTGTTGAATTCCATTGATGAAAATCTTCACCAATTATTTATTGTTTCTACTTTCGAAGTAGGAGGAGAATTATCAGCTGCTCCAGAGGAGGCGATGAGATTTGAAAATGTCGCAATCATGGTCGAAAAAGCAGAGGGTGATACATGTGAACGTTGCTGGACGGTAACGACTGAGGTAGGTAGTGATACATCTTATGAAACACTATGCCCTCGCTGTGCAACAGTTGTGAAAGAAAATTATATAAACTAA
- the lspA gene encoding signal peptidase II — MVYYVIALFVVLLDQWTKWLIVQKVNLGENIEIIQDFFYITSHRNKGAAWGMLQGQMWFFYIITIIVIGGIVYYMQKEAKGKMLYSVSLAFILGGAIGNFIDRVFRKEVVDFINTFIFSYDFPIFNIADAALTVGVALLIIVLFKEERETKENTHGKNGTSNT; from the coding sequence GTGGTATATTATGTTATTGCTTTATTCGTTGTTCTTTTAGATCAATGGACGAAATGGTTAATTGTCCAAAAAGTGAACCTTGGTGAAAATATTGAAATCATTCAAGATTTTTTCTATATCACATCACATCGAAATAAGGGAGCCGCATGGGGAATGCTACAAGGTCAGATGTGGTTTTTCTATATTATCACGATCATTGTGATCGGCGGAATTGTTTATTACATGCAAAAAGAGGCAAAGGGGAAAATGTTGTATAGCGTAAGTCTGGCTTTTATATTAGGAGGAGCAATCGGAAATTTTATCGATCGAGTCTTTCGTAAAGAAGTCGTTGATTTTATCAATACGTTTATCTTTTCGTATGATTTCCCCATTTTTAATATTGCCGATGCTGCCCTAACCGTTGGCGTAGCGCTATTGATTATCGTGTTATTTAAAGAAGAGAGAGAAACGAAGGAGAATACGCATGGAAAGAATGGAACATCAAATACTTGA
- a CDS encoding RluA family pseudouridine synthase, translating to MERMEHQILEEQKGQRVDKVLSTIREDWSRSQVQNWIKKGQVLLNGSPVKPNYKCSADDVLVIEVPDAEELDVVPEEMELDIYFEDADVVVVNKPKGMVVHPAPGHPSGTLVNGLMAHCTDLSGINGVLRPGIVHRIDKDTSGLLMIAKNDFTHERLVNQLVAKTVTRKYRAIVHGVIPHDYGTVDAPIGRDTKDRQSMTIVDQGKHAVTHFEVLQRFKDFTFVECQLETGRTHQIRVHMKYIGFPLAGDPKYGPKKTLDIEGQALHAGVLGFIHPRSEEYVEFEAPLPASFENLLQNLEKNVDNQPS from the coding sequence ATGGAAAGAATGGAACATCAAATACTTGAAGAACAAAAGGGACAGAGAGTGGATAAAGTCTTGTCAACTATTAGAGAAGATTGGTCTCGTTCTCAAGTCCAGAACTGGATTAAAAAAGGACAGGTATTGCTAAACGGATCACCTGTTAAACCGAACTACAAATGCTCAGCAGATGATGTGCTTGTTATCGAGGTACCGGATGCAGAGGAATTAGATGTTGTACCAGAAGAAATGGAGTTAGACATCTATTTCGAAGATGCCGATGTGGTTGTGGTAAACAAACCAAAAGGAATGGTAGTTCACCCCGCACCAGGACATCCTTCAGGTACCCTTGTGAATGGATTAATGGCCCATTGTACAGATTTATCTGGTATTAACGGAGTATTACGTCCAGGGATTGTGCATCGGATCGACAAAGATACTTCAGGTTTGCTGATGATTGCGAAAAATGATTTTACTCATGAGCGTCTGGTAAACCAACTTGTCGCAAAAACGGTGACTCGAAAATATCGAGCCATTGTGCACGGTGTGATTCCCCATGACTATGGAACAGTTGATGCGCCAATCGGTCGTGATACGAAAGATCGCCAAAGTATGACGATTGTGGATCAGGGGAAACACGCAGTGACCCATTTTGAAGTTCTACAACGATTTAAAGATTTTACCTTTGTGGAATGTCAATTAGAAACGGGGAGGACCCACCAAATTCGTGTTCATATGAAGTACATTGGTTTTCCTTTAGCAGGAGATCCAAAATATGGTCCGAAGAAAACGTTAGATATCGAAGGACAAGCTCTTCATGCTGGTGTACTTGGATTTATTCATCCACGTTCGGAAGAATATGTCGAGTTTGAAGCACCTCTTCCGGCTTCTTTTGAAAATCTATTGCAAAATCTTGAGAAGAACGTTGACAATCAACCTTCTTGA
- the pyrR gene encoding bifunctional pyr operon transcriptional regulator/uracil phosphoribosyltransferase PyrR, producing the protein MTQKAVVLDSPSIRRALTRIAHEIIEKNKGVQNCVLVGIKTRGIYLAERLADRIFEIEGQAIPVGEVDITLYRDDLTKITENEEPEVKGSNIPVDINNQTVILIDDVLYTGRTVRAAMDAVMDVGRASQIQLGVLIDRGHRELPIRADYVGKNIPTSSNERIEVALVEVDTEDKVSINE; encoded by the coding sequence ATGACACAAAAAGCAGTTGTTTTAGATTCACCATCAATTCGAAGAGCATTGACAAGAATTGCCCACGAAATTATTGAAAAAAACAAAGGCGTCCAGAATTGCGTGCTTGTTGGTATAAAAACAAGGGGCATTTACCTAGCTGAAAGACTCGCTGATAGAATTTTTGAAATAGAAGGACAAGCCATTCCAGTTGGCGAAGTGGATATCACGCTTTATCGAGATGATTTAACGAAAATTACTGAAAATGAAGAACCAGAAGTAAAAGGCTCAAACATCCCAGTGGATATTAATAATCAAACCGTTATATTAATTGATGATGTTTTGTATACGGGCAGAACCGTCCGAGCAGCAATGGATGCTGTGATGGATGTGGGGCGGGCTTCACAAATTCAGCTCGGAGTTCTTATTGACCGAGGCCACCGAGAATTGCCGATTCGAGCCGACTATGTTGGGAAAAACATCCCTACATCCAGTAACGAGCGTATCGAAGTAGCGTTAGTCGAAGTAGATACTGAAGATAAAGTAAGCATAAATGAATAA
- a CDS encoding YlmH family RNA-binding protein, with translation MNLYQHFREEERAFVDYVLQWVQEVENQYAPRLTDFLDPRQQFIVTSIVGNREDILIAFGGGSEQSERKRCLLYPSYFEPQTDDYQTALFSVSYQRKFITLEHRQMLGSLMSLGIKREKFGDIVLRNGDIQFFAVKELASYIEMNLTHIGKAGVKVTSLPPEEAITADEEWVEVVKTASSLRLDVVLSTVINMSRSKAQSLITSGKVKVNWQEIESVSFTCDTGDVLSIKGFGRVKILSLDGKTKREKWRMTAGFLK, from the coding sequence GTGAATTTATATCAACATTTTCGTGAAGAAGAAAGAGCTTTTGTCGATTATGTTTTGCAGTGGGTGCAGGAAGTAGAAAATCAGTATGCCCCAAGGTTGACTGATTTTCTAGACCCTAGACAGCAATTCATTGTTACCTCCATTGTTGGAAATAGAGAGGATATTCTTATCGCATTCGGTGGAGGTAGTGAGCAGTCTGAGAGGAAGCGATGTCTACTCTATCCTTCGTATTTTGAACCACAAACAGATGACTATCAAACCGCTTTATTTTCAGTAAGTTATCAGCGGAAATTTATTACTTTAGAACATCGCCAAATGCTTGGGAGCTTAATGTCTCTTGGAATTAAACGAGAGAAATTCGGTGATATTGTGCTCCGAAACGGAGATATTCAATTTTTTGCTGTAAAAGAACTTGCATCTTATATTGAAATGAACCTGACTCACATCGGGAAAGCTGGTGTGAAGGTCACGTCATTGCCACCTGAGGAAGCCATAACAGCTGATGAGGAGTGGGTTGAAGTTGTGAAGACAGCTTCCTCTTTACGACTTGATGTGGTGTTGTCAACAGTTATCAATATGAGTAGAAGTAAAGCTCAATCGCTCATCACATCAGGTAAAGTGAAAGTAAATTGGCAAGAAATAGAATCGGTTTCCTTTACTTGTGATACTGGTGATGTACTTTCTATAAAAGGTTTTGGAAGAGTGAAGATACTATCACTAGATGGAAAAACAAAAAGAGAAAAGTGGAGAATGACTGCTGGATTTTTAAAATAA
- a CDS encoding solute carrier family 23 protein, translating to MEKNREDILDIREVPSIGKWITFSIQHLFAMFGATVLVPFLVGLSPAVALVSSGLGTLAYLMITRGKIPAYLGSSFAFIAPILAAKSLGGPEAVMMGSFLAGLVYGIVALFIYQFGVKWITRILPPIVVGPVIIVIGLGLAGTAVNMSMYENPGALPADLVYSNTHLMVALATLAITVICAIFLRGFLGLVPILAGIVGGYLIAFFAGLVDLSGVQQASFIEIPAFIIPFVDYTPSFSWTIVGLMVPVAIVTLAEHTGDQMVLSKVVGKNFIEEPGLHRSILGDGVATVIASLLGGPPNTTYGENIGVLAITRVFSVFVVGGAAVLAILFGFIGKISALISSIPTPVMGGVSILLFGIIASSGLRMLIDHKVDLENKRNLIISSVILVIGIGGAFVQISEELSLSGMALAAIVGVVLNLVLPGKEKSQDSLLQEKDQHVA from the coding sequence ATGGAAAAAAACAGAGAAGATATCCTAGATATACGGGAAGTACCAAGTATAGGGAAATGGATCACCTTTAGTATTCAACACTTATTCGCCATGTTTGGAGCCACTGTCCTCGTCCCTTTCTTAGTAGGATTATCACCGGCGGTCGCCTTAGTATCAAGTGGACTAGGAACGCTTGCTTACTTAATGATCACAAGAGGAAAAATACCGGCTTATTTAGGATCATCCTTCGCTTTTATCGCACCGATACTTGCAGCAAAAAGCTTAGGAGGACCAGAAGCAGTCATGATGGGAAGTTTTCTAGCAGGTCTTGTATACGGAATCGTGGCATTGTTTATTTATCAATTTGGAGTGAAATGGATTACGAGAATATTGCCTCCAATCGTTGTCGGACCTGTTATCATTGTCATCGGTTTAGGACTTGCAGGGACGGCTGTCAATATGAGTATGTATGAAAACCCTGGTGCATTACCAGCGGATCTTGTTTATAGCAACACACACTTAATGGTAGCACTAGCTACACTAGCCATTACCGTTATCTGCGCCATTTTTTTACGAGGCTTTCTCGGCTTAGTACCCATACTTGCTGGAATTGTAGGCGGGTACCTGATTGCTTTTTTCGCAGGGTTAGTCGATTTAAGTGGTGTCCAACAAGCTAGTTTTATTGAAATACCCGCATTCATTATTCCATTTGTAGATTATACGCCAAGCTTTTCCTGGACTATTGTGGGTCTGATGGTACCAGTTGCGATTGTTACCCTTGCTGAACATACAGGGGACCAAATGGTTTTAAGTAAGGTAGTCGGGAAGAATTTTATCGAAGAACCAGGCTTACACCGATCGATATTAGGGGACGGGGTGGCAACCGTAATTGCTTCTTTATTAGGAGGACCACCAAATACAACATACGGGGAGAATATTGGCGTCTTAGCGATCACTCGTGTCTTTAGCGTCTTTGTTGTCGGAGGAGCAGCCGTTCTGGCCATCCTATTCGGATTCATCGGAAAAATCTCTGCACTCATCAGTTCCATACCTACACCTGTCATGGGTGGAGTATCGATTCTCCTTTTCGGAATTATTGCTTCGAGTGGTCTAAGGATGTTAATTGATCATAAAGTAGATTTAGAGAATAAGCGAAATTTAATTATCTCCTCTGTCATTCTAGTAATCGGGATTGGGGGAGCCTTTGTACAAATTTCGGAAGAATTATCACTATCTGGAATGGCTTTAGCAGCCATCGTTGGGGTGGTATTAAACTTAGTGCTTCCGGGAAAAGAGAAATCTCAAGATTCACTTCTTCAAGAAAAAGATCAACATGTCGCATAA
- a CDS encoding DivIVA domain-containing protein: protein MPLTPLDIHNKEFSRGFRGYDEDEVNEFLDQIIKDFEILIREKKELEESLHSMTERLGHFTTIEETLNKSIIVAQEAAGEVRNNSQKEAKLIVKEAEKNADRIVNESLTKARKIAIEIEELKKQSKVFRTRFKMLIEAQLDLIQNDDWDQLMEFDLDATELKALQEEDSLT, encoded by the coding sequence ATGCCCTTAACACCATTAGACATTCATAACAAGGAATTTAGTCGTGGATTCCGTGGCTATGATGAAGATGAGGTAAATGAATTTTTGGATCAAATTATTAAGGATTTTGAAATTTTGATTCGTGAGAAGAAAGAATTAGAAGAAAGTCTACATAGTATGACGGAACGTTTAGGTCACTTTACGACAATTGAAGAGACTCTGAACAAGTCGATTATCGTAGCCCAAGAAGCAGCTGGCGAAGTACGCAATAACTCACAAAAAGAAGCAAAATTAATTGTAAAAGAAGCGGAAAAGAATGCCGATCGCATTGTTAATGAATCATTAACAAAAGCGCGTAAGATTGCAATCGAAATTGAAGAGCTGAAAAAACAGTCAAAAGTTTTCCGAACTCGTTTTAAAATGTTAATTGAAGCACAATTAGATTTAATCCAAAATGATGATTGGGATCAATTAATGGAGTTTGACTTAGATGCAACTGAGTTAAAAGCACTTCAAGAAGAGGACTCTCTTACTTGA
- a CDS encoding dihydroorotase encodes MNWFIQNATLVNKQNETIPTNLRIENGVIKEIGPDLIPEEEQIWEARGRLLSPGFVDLHVHLREPGGEKKETIQTGTLAAAKGGFTTIAAMPNTRPVPDSVEHLESLQKKINEDAHIRVLPYAAITERQLGVSLTDFSALKNRGAFAFTDDGVGVQDANLMLQAMTQAASVSASIVAHCEENTLIHAGAVHEGKFSTRTGIPGIPSVCESVQIARDVLLAEATGCHYHVCHISTKASVRVVRDAKKAGIPVSAEVTPHHLLLSEEDIPGDDANYKMNPPLRSKGDQEALIEGILDGTIDFIATDHAPHTEGEKKEGILLGPFGIVGLETAFPLLYTSFVKRGIFTLKQLVDWLTVRPAEAFKLPYGTIEVGGIADFTLIDLETEKKVDPTKFVSKGKNTPFTGISCQGWPVATWSNGNLVWKDELA; translated from the coding sequence ATGAACTGGTTTATCCAAAACGCTACCTTAGTGAATAAACAGAATGAAACCATCCCTACAAATCTGAGAATCGAAAATGGGGTCATTAAAGAAATTGGTCCCGATTTAATTCCAGAAGAAGAGCAAATATGGGAGGCAAGAGGTCGACTACTATCTCCAGGATTTGTGGATTTACATGTTCATTTGCGTGAACCAGGCGGAGAAAAGAAAGAAACCATTCAGACAGGGACGTTGGCGGCTGCCAAAGGCGGATTTACGACGATCGCTGCAATGCCGAATACCAGGCCTGTTCCTGATAGTGTTGAACATCTTGAGAGTCTTCAAAAGAAAATTAACGAAGATGCCCACATCCGAGTCCTGCCTTATGCTGCAATTACTGAACGGCAACTAGGAGTTAGCCTTACTGATTTTTCAGCACTAAAAAATAGAGGAGCGTTTGCTTTTACAGATGATGGAGTCGGGGTCCAAGATGCCAACCTTATGTTGCAAGCTATGACACAAGCCGCAAGTGTATCGGCAAGCATCGTTGCTCATTGTGAAGAAAATACGCTTATTCATGCCGGGGCCGTTCATGAAGGGAAATTTTCTACTAGAACAGGAATTCCCGGAATTCCCTCAGTATGTGAGTCGGTTCAGATAGCTAGAGATGTGTTGTTAGCCGAAGCGACTGGATGTCATTATCATGTCTGTCATATATCGACTAAAGCTTCTGTGCGGGTGGTCCGTGATGCCAAAAAAGCGGGTATTCCAGTTAGTGCAGAAGTAACCCCTCATCATCTATTATTGTCAGAAGAAGACATTCCTGGAGATGATGCCAACTATAAAATGAATCCACCTCTCAGAAGCAAGGGAGACCAAGAGGCACTGATAGAAGGGATTTTAGATGGGACGATTGATTTTATCGCCACGGATCATGCACCACATACTGAAGGAGAGAAAAAGGAAGGAATATTATTAGGTCCGTTTGGCATTGTCGGTCTCGAAACGGCTTTTCCTCTTTTATATACCTCTTTTGTGAAGAGAGGAATTTTCACCTTAAAACAGCTTGTTGACTGGTTAACTGTGCGACCGGCGGAGGCGTTTAAGTTACCCTATGGAACGATAGAGGTAGGAGGAATCGCTGATTTCACCCTCATCGACCTTGAAACAGAAAAAAAGGTTGATCCAACCAAATTTGTTTCAAAAGGAAAAAACACTCCATTTACCGGTATTTCTTGTCAAGGTTGGCCTGTCGCGACTTGGAGTAATGGAAATTTAGTATGGAAGGATGAGCTAGCATGA
- a CDS encoding aspartate carbamoyltransferase catalytic subunit, with amino-acid sequence MTSLLTMKDLTVEEIEEILADAEHFKQGGKWALNQETYVANLFFEASTRTKCSFEMAEQRLNLKVLSFETGTSSVAKGETLYDTVKTLEAIGVNAVVIRHGQDRYFEDLQGINIPILNGGDGCGNHPTQCLLDLLTIQEEFGTFEKVKVSIIGDIAHSRVARSNAEALTKLGASVTFSGPPEWFQDEFSQYGHFIPLDQATRESDVVMLLRIQHERHIGTASLSKEEYHARYGLTVEREQQMKPGSIIMHPAPVNRGVELADSLVECDRSRIFPQMENGVYVRMAVLKRALEARGEMK; translated from the coding sequence GTGACTTCATTATTAACAATGAAAGATCTAACTGTAGAAGAAATTGAAGAAATATTAGCGGATGCGGAACATTTTAAACAAGGGGGAAAATGGGCGCTAAATCAGGAAACATATGTAGCAAATTTGTTTTTTGAAGCGAGCACAAGAACGAAGTGTAGTTTCGAAATGGCCGAACAACGCTTGAATTTAAAAGTCCTCTCGTTTGAAACAGGAACATCTTCTGTCGCAAAAGGTGAAACACTCTATGATACAGTCAAGACATTAGAGGCCATCGGTGTCAACGCGGTAGTGATTCGACATGGTCAGGATCGTTATTTTGAGGATCTGCAAGGAATTAATATTCCGATATTAAACGGAGGAGATGGATGTGGAAATCATCCAACGCAGTGTTTACTCGATTTACTTACGATTCAAGAAGAGTTTGGAACATTTGAGAAGGTAAAAGTGTCTATTATCGGTGATATTGCACATAGTCGAGTGGCCCGATCAAATGCTGAAGCACTAACAAAACTTGGAGCCTCCGTTACGTTCTCAGGACCACCTGAATGGTTTCAAGATGAGTTTTCTCAATATGGTCACTTTATTCCACTTGACCAGGCTACACGAGAGTCTGATGTTGTTATGCTTCTACGCATTCAGCATGAGCGCCATATCGGAACTGCTTCTCTTTCCAAAGAAGAGTATCATGCTCGTTACGGCTTAACAGTGGAAAGAGAACAACAAATGAAACCAGGAAGTATTATTATGCATCCTGCACCGGTTAACCGCGGTGTAGAATTAGCAGATTCACTTGTAGAATGTGATCGATCAAGAATTTTTCCGCAAATGGAAAATGGTGTTTATGTGAGAATGGCTGTCTTAAAAAGAGCGTTAGAAGCGAGAGGGGAAATGAAATGA
- a CDS encoding YggT family protein codes for MDFVFSILFQVISLYNWALIIYILLSWFPNARESSVGQFLARICEPFLEPFRRIIPPLGVIDISPIVAIFTLQFAARGLASIANMF; via the coding sequence ATGGATTTTGTCTTCAGTATCCTTTTTCAAGTAATATCATTATACAACTGGGCGCTCATTATTTATATTCTATTGTCCTGGTTTCCAAATGCAAGAGAGAGTTCCGTCGGCCAATTTTTAGCGAGAATCTGTGAGCCGTTTCTTGAGCCATTTCGTCGTATTATTCCACCGCTTGGGGTGATTGATATTTCTCCTATCGTTGCGATTTTTACACTTCAATTTGCTGCAAGAGGACTAGCGTCGATTGCTAATATGTTTTAA